GGCGCATTCGACCATGATCATTCCTTTCGCCACATGGATGCTGAAAGGTTATTTCGACACCATTCCGAAGGAGTTGGAACAGGCCGCCATGGTCGACGGCTGCTCGCCGATCGGTGCGATGGTGCGCGTCGTGCTTCCGATCGCCACGCCCGGTCTTGCCGCCACCGCACTTTATGCCTTCGTGCTCAGCTGGGCAGACTATGCCTATGCGCGCACCTTCCTCGTCAACTCGCCGGACAACTGGACGGCCAATCTCGGCATCACCACGATGCAGGGCGAATATGTCACCTACTGGAACGACATTTCCGCCGCATCCGTGTTCATCGCGCTGCCGATCATCGCAATCTACCTGTTCCTTGAACGTTATTTGGTCGGCGGCCTCACCGCTGGCGCGGAGAAATAAGCATGGCCAATATTTCCATTCGCAACGTCAGCAAGTCCTATGGCGCGCTCAACGTTCTCAGGCCCTTTTCGCTCGAGATCGAGAATGGCGAGTTCGTGGTGCTTGTCGGGCCTTCCGGCTGCGGCAAGTCGACGATGCTGAAAATCCTCGCCGGTCTAGAACCGGCAAGCGAAGGGCAGATTTTCATCGGCGAAAACGAAGTGACGGACCTTGCGCCGGGTGACCGCGACATCGCCATGGTGTTTCAGAACTATGCGCTTTATCCGCACCTGACCGTTCGCCAGAATATCGGCTTTGGCCTTAAGATGCGCGGCACGGACAAGGCCGAGATCGACCGCCGCGTCGATGACGCGGCGCGCATTCTGGAAGTCACCCCATATCTCGACCGCAAGCCCAAGGATCTGTCGGGCGGCCAGCGGCAGCGCGTGGCACTTGGCCGCGCCATCGTGCGCCAGCCGCAGGCCTTCCTGATGGATGAGCCGCTGTCCAACCTCGATGCCAAGCTGCGTGTCCATATGCGGGCCGAAATCGGTGCGTTGCACAAGCGCATCGGCGTCACCACCGTTTATGTGACGCATGATCAGGTGGAGGCGATGACGATGGCGGACCGCGTTGTCATCATGCAGGGCGGCGTCATCCAGCAGATCGCCGCTCCGGACGAGCTTTTCAACAACCCGGCCAATCTTTTCGTTGCCGGGTTCATCGGCTCGCCCGGCATGAATTTCCTCAATGCGGAACTGCGTGACGGCACAGTGACGCTCTTTGGGCAACAGGTTTCCCTGCCGGGAGCGGGCGACCGTCAGGGCAGCGTGATCGTGGGCCTGAGGCCAGAACATCTCGTTCTGGGCGATGCGCCTGTTACCTTCGATGTTCGGCCGACGCTGGTTGAAAGCCTGGGATCGGAAAAATACGTCTATTTCGATGCGGAAGGCGCAAGGGTCGCGGATGGCGAAGAAGGCAAGTCCAAGGGGTTGATCGCGCGCGTCTCGCATACCGGCAGCCTTCCCGGCAATGCGGCGCTCCGGCTCGGTTTCGATCCGGCGCAGCTTTATCTTTTCGATGCAGAGACCGGAGCACGGCTATGATCCTTGTCACCGGATCGTCAGGTCGTGTCGGCCGTGCCGTTGTCGCCGCCTTGCGCGCGCAGGGCCGAACCGTTCGCGGCTTTGATCTCAGACCATCAGGAGCCGGCGGCGAGGAAGTCGTCGGGTCACTTGAGGATGCGCAGGCACTGTCCGACGCCACCAAGGGTGTGAGCGCCGTCCTGCATCTTGGGGCGTTCATGTCCTGGGCTCCGGCTGATCGCGACCGCATGTTTGCCGTCAATGTCGAGGGCACGCGCCTGCTGCTTGACGCGGCCGCGGCGGCTGGTGTGCGGCGGTTCGTTTTCGCCTCAACGGGTGAGGTCTATCCGGAAAATCGCCCGGAATTCCTGCCGGTCACGGAGGACCATCCACTTCGACCCAATTCGCCCTATGGTCTGACCAAGCTTCTGGGCGAAGAGCTGGTGCAGTTTCATCAGCGGGCGGGCCGCATGGAAACGGTGATCCTGCGCTTTTCTCACACTCAGGATGCAACAGAGCTGCTGGACGAAGAGAGTTTCTTTTCCGGCCCCCGGTTTTTCCTGCGGCCGCGCATTCTCCAACAGCAGAATTTCGGAAATACGGCTGTCGCCGAATTGCTCCGGTCCCGCGATATTGGAGAGCCGTCGCATATACTGGCGCGGAATGAAAACGGCCGGCCGTTCCGTATGCACATCACCGATACGCGCGACATGGTGGCAGGCATCCTGCTTGCCCTCGACCATCCCGACGCGGCGGGCGGCATCTTCAATCTCGGCGCGGACGACCCTGCTGACTTCAGCGACGTTTTGCCAAAAATGGCGGTGCTGACCGGACTTCCCATCGTGACAGTCGATTTTCCCGGCGACGGTGTTTATTACCATACATCCAACAAGCGGATCAGAAACACTCTGGGATTTGAACCACAATGGACGATGGACCGGATGCTGGAAGAGGCCGCCGCCGCAAGACGGCAGCGCCTCGCGACGGAGCGGACATAATGAAGCCGGAAACGCCGGGAGGAACGGCGGCGCTCGCCAAAGGGCTGACGCTTCTGGATATGGTAGCGGATGCGCCGGAGCCGCCACGTTTTGCGGAGCTGTTGCGTGCCTCCGGCCTGCCGAAACCGACCTTTGCCCGCATTTTGCGTACCCTCATCGCCTATGGGCTGGTGCGGCAGGACGAGGCACGGGGCACCTATGTGCTTGGTCAACGCTTTCTGGAAATGTCGCATAAGGTCTGGGAGAGTTTCGACCTCGTTTCGGCCGCAACGCCGGAACTCGAGCGGCTCGCGGCTGAGCTGGGCGAAACAGTTGCGTTGTGCCGGCTTGACGGCACGATGACCCAATATCTCGCCGAGCGTTCGCCGAATGGTCTGTCGGTCCGTGTCGAAGTGGGACGTCGTGTTCCCCTGCATTGCACGGCGCCCGGCAAGGCGCTTCTCGCTTTCCAGGACCCTGCCGTCGGCCGCGCACTGCTCGATCGTCTGACGTTCGATGTGCAGACGCCGAAAACCCTCACCACGCTCGACGCGCTTCAGGCGGACCTGACGCTGACACGCGCACGGGGTTATTCGATTTCCTATGAGGAGCATCTGCCGGGCGTCAATTCAGTGGCCGCGCCTGTCATGGGTCGCGACAATACGCCAATGGGGGTGTTGGTTGCGCTCGGTCCCTCGTCGCGGCTCGATACGTCCAACATCCATCCGGCCGGTCGCGAGCTGATCGCCGCCGCGCGCCGCATCACGGGCGCTGCCGGGGCCGTTGCCATCAGCTCCAGGCCGAAACCGCGATCGGCAACGGGCCGTCCGAGCGCCGATTTAAGTTGCATCCTGCCATGGGGCGCGCAACTTGGCGAGAGCCCCGTCTGGCATGAGGGGGAGAACACTCTCTATTGGGTGGACATTCTCCACCCTGCCGTTCATCGCTTCGACCCGGCGACCGGTCGCAACGAAACCTGCGAGACCGGCAAGCTGGTCAGCGCGGTCATTCCGGTTGGCGGCGGCCGTCTGCTGGTGGCATCCCAGGACGGGATTGAGTGGCTTGATTTTCCATCCGGCCGCCTCACGCCCTTTGTCAGCCCTGAGGCGGGTATCGTGGACAACCGCTTGAACGATGCCAAATGCGGGCCCGATGGCGCGATATGGGTCGGATCGATGCGGATCGATGCCTCTAAACCCACCGGTGCGCTTTATCGTATCAATGCCGATGGTGCCTTTGAACGCAAGGAGGGCGGCATCATCGTCTCCAACGGGCTCGGCTGGAGCCCGGATGGGAGAACGTTCTATTTCGTTGATACCGTGCCCGGTCTGATCCACGCCTATGATTGCAACCCTTTGACAGGAGCGCTGTCGAACCGGCGCGAGTTTGCGCGCATCCCCGTCGCCGACGGCCGGCCGGACGGTCTCGCCGTGGATGTGGAAGGCGGCGTCTGGTGTGCCATATGGGACGGCTGGTCGGTGCGTCGCTATCTTCCGAACGGGAAGCTGGATCAGGTGATCGAGATGCCGGTGCCGCGCCCCACGAGCATCGCTTTTGGCGGGCCGGATCTGACGACGCTGTTCATCACCAGCGCCCGCACTCGCCTGCCGGCGTCGACACTCGCTGACGCGCCGCTCTCGGGCGGTCTGTTTTCCTGCCGACCGGGCATTGCCGGCGCGCGCGTTTCCTTGTTTGAGGGCTAAACAATGTCCCTGGAGACTATCTTCGGCCTGAAGGGCCGCACCGCGCTTGTTACGGGATCGAGCCGTGGCATAGGCGCGGCGATCGCCGAAGGGCTCGCCGGTGCGGGCGCACATGTCATCCTGCACGGGGTGAAGCCGGGTTCGACGCTTGCCGTTCAGGAAAAAATCGCTGCAAGCGGCGCCAGCGTGAGCGAACTTGCGGCTGATCTCGCCGAGCCCGGTGCCGGGCATGATCTGATAAGACGCGCCGAAGAGATCGCCCCGGTCGATATCCTTGTCATCAATGCCAGCGCGCAGATCAACGCGCCCTTGGCAGAGCTGACAAACGACGATCTGACGTTTCAGCTTGCGGTCAATCTGGGCTCCACCGTCGACATGCTGCAGGCCGTGCTTCCGCGCATGGCGGCCCGTAAGTGGGGCAGGGTGGTTTCGCTTGGCTCAATCAACCAGCTGCGGCCCAAATCAATTGTCACGGCCTATGCCGCCACCAAAGCGGCGCAGCATAATCTGATCCAGAGTCAGGCACGCGATTACGCCCGCGACAATGTCCTGCTCAACACGCTCGCTCCCGGCCTCGTTGACACGGACCGCAACGCCCATCGTCGTGATGGGGACCCCGAAGGCTGGGCCGAGTATACGCGAACCATCAACTGGATGGGGCGGGCCGCGCATCCGCAGGAAATGGTGGGTGCCGCAATCTTCCTGTCGTCCGAGGCGTGCAGTTTCATGACCGGCGAAAGCATATTTTTGACGGGGGGAGTTTGACGGATTTGGCCTGCGGGGAGGGGTGATGGTGAGCAATGCGATTGCTAACCGGACGCTTCCTCAGCTGCTCGACATGACAAGTCACTGCTGACGGGAGTCATTCACGTGGCTTTGGTTTGGGTGAGCGCATTGTTTTGCCGATGCATGTCGTTCGGCATGGACCGTGCGACTGCTGCCTTCTCCGCGCATCATAAGACGGCAAGCGTTCGTACAAAATCCGCGCTTTGATGGGCGTGGACGCGGGTGAACCGTATCAGCTCATCGAAATGCCGCTGCATCTTTCGGATGGATTCGGCGTTGTTCAGCACGAGATACATTCCGCCGACGAAAATCGCAGCGCGTTGCGATCCGAAGATCGTGTAGGGGACGGAGAACCGTTCCTTCTCATTGAAGAGGAACAAGCGGAAGGACGGATAGAGCTCGTTGATGAGTGTCGACATGTACTGAAGCTGTTCGGCACGGATTTCCTTCTTCAGCCCTCGCCACATGCCGCGGCCCTCAGCGAAGGCTTCGAGTGTTTCGCGTGGCATGCACACTTCCATGTCTGTGCCAGGTTGGCGATTGTAATCGAGCCGGAAGGCCGTCTCGCTCGCCTGCGCCTTGACGCTCTGATGCGCGGATTTTGCCTCGAATGCGATGATCTGCGGTGTTCGGAGAAGGTCGGGAATTCGGGCCGGCACGTATCGTATCTTGGAGCCGGCGGCCTCCGCATGCCATTTCATCAGGAGCGTATCGGTATAATCTTCGCCGCCTTCCTCTATTTCAAAACTTGGACGTAACTCTCCCATCAAGCCCGGATCGTGCGAGATGCCGAGCAACCAGTCCAGCGAGACCGAGTGGCGCTCGGCAATATTCAGGAGCGTTTCGACGCGCGGAAGCCTCGCCGAATCACTGGATAGAAGCTGCGAGAGGGCTGACCGATCGATGCCTATGCCGGCTGCGAAAGCGGAATGACTGACGCCGGCGCGGGTAACGAGATCACTCAGCCTGACGCGAAACAGATTTGACAGAGCGCGTTTGTCCACTAGTCACCTCATTGTTTACAATTGTCATCATATTCTACTTTTCGTGATCAGAATCAACGATTGGTCACCATAATCTCGTTGTGCCATGCGACCTCCGATGAAAATCTCTCGATCAGATTTTGTCGGGGCATGAAATGAGCGAAATTTCCAGGGATGGGCATCTACAATTGATCGGCCGACGCCGGTCGAGGGGTTTGAGAATAGAGTGGCCAACGGTCGGCTTGCTGGTGATCTGCTACGGTCTTTGGGGAGGAGCCGGATACGCTCTCTATCCACATTATCCGCTGCTGGCGTTGGTCTTGATGGGTGTCGCTGTCGCCCTGCATTCATCGCTTCAGCATGAGGTCTTGCACGGGCACCCGACCCGCAACGCAAGGCTTAACGAAGCTCTGGTCTTCGCACCGCTCGGCATTTTTTATCCCTACCGCAGTTACAAGCGGACCCATCTTCAGCACCACGCCGATGAGCGTCTGACCGATCCGTTCGATGATCCGGAAAGCTACTATCGCGCTATGGGCGACTGGGAGAAGCTGCCGGGGTTTCTAAAGACGCTGCTGGGGTGGAACAATACATTGATTGGACGCTTGTTGATCGGACCGCCATTGATGGTGATCGGATTTACGGTATCGGAGTGGCGGAAGATCGCCAAAGGTGACCGGCGTGTCATGTATGCCTGGGCCCTGCATCTAGCCGGACTGGTTCCGACGGTGTTCGTCATATCGCTGCTATTTGGAATTCCCCTCTGGCTCTATATCGGCGTTGCCGCCTACCTCGGGATTTCCATCATCGCTATTCGCTCCTACTGCGAGCACCAATGGGCAGAACGTCCGGACGGGCGCACGATCATCGTTGAAAACTCCATTCTGGCCCCCCTGTTTCTCTATAACAACCTGCATTTCGTGCATCACAAGCTGCCGACTGCCGCATGGTACAGGCTACCATCCCTGTATAAAGCACGCCGCGCCGAGTGGCAGACCATGAATGAGGGGTATGTCTTCGCCAACTATTTCGAGGTTTTCCGCGCCTTTGCCCTGCGTGCAAAGGAGCCCGTGGTACATCCCGCCTTGAGGCGGACCGAGACCGTCGCAATGGCGCCGGCCGTCGCCTATGTGCCAACAGACGTCGTCGCCTACGTCATGTCGGAGAATACACTGAGAACGGATATTGCAACGTGACCCTGATCGCGGCTCTGCCGATGTATGACTGGCCGGAATTGCGTGCCGAGACCGACGCTTTATGGGCGGAAATGCGCGCGACGTTTCGCGCCCATGGCATCGACGCTCCAGAGCGTCTCGTGCGGCGCAATGGAGAGATGCCAGCCGTTCCCGGCGGCATTCGCGGGGATGACGGCTCCATCATCGCGGCGGATCCTGCCACACTGGATCCCGAAATGCTGGATCTCGCGGTCTTGTGGCGTCACCCGAACCTACTGGTCTCCCAGACGTGCTGGGGTCCTATGGAGCTTGGCCTTCAAGATCATGTGGAGGTCATTGGCGAGAGCAATTATGACGGGATTGCAGGGGGTAAGGGTCCATTTTACTCAAGCGCGATCATCGCCCGTATCGGTGAGGGCGGCGGCGATATCGGCCCGTCCGACGATGGCGAGGCAGTTTTGCCGCTGAGCTTTTTCCATCAAAAAAGACTGGCGTTCAACGAGCATCGGTCCCTGTCCGGTTACCTCAGCCTCAAGCGGGATTTGGAGGCTGCTGGCAACAGTCTCGACACGTTCGGCGACCTTCTGGAGACAGGCTCGCATCGCGCGTCGCTCATCGCCGTCGGGCGCGGGGATGCCGATCTAGCCGCGATTGATTGTAAATCCTGGGCGATTGCACAGCGATACGAGCCGGTGGCTTCCCACCTGCACGTCATTGGCTGGACCGCGCGGCGCAAAGGACTGCCTTTCATAGGCGCCAAGGCCCTGGGTGTAAAACTTCCTCTGTAGCGAAGAAGCCAAGAGGGATGCCCGGCCTGCCCGAACTGCCGGCAACGCCGCCATGTTTCAGGATGGCGGCGTGTTCCGTATCATCAGGGAGCGGGCAACCTCGATATCCGCCGATAGCGGTCGATCATCCGCATAGGGCGGAAGATGGGCGCGGAGCAGGCGATGAAGTGCGTCGGTGCCTGCCGCCCTTGCCGCAACGGATGCGACCAGATCATGCGCCTGCGTCGCCGCCATCCATTCAATCGACAGGATATATTCGGCATTATCGATCATCGTGAGAAGTTTGCTGGCGGCGGCGGTCGGATGCGCCAGAAAGTCTTCCTGCAGAGCGGAGGTCAGTCCTCCGTCGGTCGAGGCGGGCGCTGCAAGCCGGCGATTTTCGTTGGAAAGGGCTGCTGCGGTATATTGCGCGATCATGAAACCGGAATGGCTGCCAGGATCGGAGGCGAGAAATGGCGAAAGCCCGCTCACCAGCGGGTTGACGAGCCGGTCGATGCGCCGTTCGCTCATGGCCGCGATTTGCGCAACTGCGATGGCGAGACTATCGGCCGCCTGCCCGAGCGCCGGCGCTACCGCGTGAGCCTGCGACCACACCATCGGCTCGTCGGGGGTCCCGGCGATCGCCGGGTTGTCTGTCACCGAGGCCAGTTCGCGGTTGACAATGGTCGCGCAGCTATCGAAAACATCGCGCGCCGCACCATGGGCGTGGGGAATGGCGCGCAGGCTGAGAGCATCCTGTGTCCGCCTGCCTCGCGACGCTTCGATGAGACCGCTGCCTTCGAGGCGGGAACGGATGGATTCACCGACAGTCGCAATGCCGGGTGACGTGCGTAGCAAGAGCACAGGTTCCGCGAAGGCCGACATCTGTCCGCCAGCGGCTTCAAGCGTCAGTGCGGCTACCGCGTCGGCCCAATCGAAGAGCCGTTCTGCGCGCGCTAGAGCGACACTGGAAAGCCCCGTGGAACAGGCCGTGCCGTTAACAAGGCTGAGACCTTCTTTGGCGCCAAGAACGAGCGGTTCAAGGCCCATGGCCGCCAGGGTGTCGCTGCCGCTCAGCGGTTTGCCGGCGAGCTTAGCCGAACCTTCGCCGATCAGCACGAGTGCGATGTGAGCATTATGGATCAGATAGCCGGCTGACCCTTTTGAGGGAACATCAGGAACGCAGTCGTGCTCCAGAAATTTCGTGAGATAGGCGACGACATCCCTGTGAACACCGGAATGGCCATGGGCGAAGTTGGCGATCTGTGCCGCGATGATCGCGCGCACTTCGGTCCGGCCGAGCAACGGGCCGACGCCGCAGGCGTGGCTGAGAACGATGCTGCGGGAGAGTTTCCCCTGCGCTGCGCGATCGACGACCGTGTCCGACAGGGCGCCAACGCCGGTACTGATGCCATAGGCGCGAACACCGTTCTCAACGATGCTCTCGACAATCCGACTTGCCCTTTCGATCCGCTGATAGGCGTCGTCTGAGAGAACGAGATGATCCCCCTGGCTCACGAGGGCAACGTCGCGCCATGTCAGGCCTTTGTCCAGCAAGACGGTCACAGGTTTTTCTCCGGGGCGGAAGGCAGGACAGGCGAAAGAGGCATTGCAGGTTCCAATGGATGGTCGGGATGCTGGGCCTGACATTTGGGAATGTCAGGTGCTGTAAAGACGGTAGCGGCTTCCGGGATAGAGCAGCCGAACCGACGAGATGACCCCCACTTCGGACCAGGTCCGGCGTCGCACCAAGAGGCAGGGCTCGGCCTTGGAAATTGCCAGCAATTTGCACTCCCACGGCTGCGCCGTAACAGCCTCGATATGTTGTTCAGCCCTGATAATGGGTGCCACTGCAGTGAGATAGCCGTTTGGCGTCCTCGTGTTGAAATCCTGATTGACGTAATCCGGCACGATCTCGTGGTTGACGAAACGATCTTCGATCTGCATCGGAACGGAATCTTCAGCGTGGACGATGATTGAATGTGCGACCGTTGCCCCGACATCGACAGAGAGCGCTTCTGCGAGATCCGTATCGCTTGTCTCCGTGCGAAGCAGAATGATCTTTGCCGAGTGTATGCCGCCATTCTGGGTAATCTCGTCGGCGATGTTGGGAACGCTCTGAAACTGGGACGTCCGCTTTTTGCTGGCGACAAACGAGCCTTTGCCACGGACACGGACCACGAATCCCTCATCCGCAAGCTCGCGCAGGGCACGGTTAGCCGTCATCCGGCTGACCCCAAGCATGTCCACCAATTCATTTTCAGATGGCACGCGCTGGCCGATGGCCCACTCGCCTGTTTCAACACGGCTGCGAACGTAGTCCTTCAGTTTGACGTAAAGCGGCGGGGTAGCAGCTGCTTCGTCCTGCCTGATGTCAACCTGTTGCTTTACCGTGTGCATGGCGTTCCGAGGCGCTGGGGTGTCAAGGCCGCCCGTGTCGGCGCCTGAGTGTAGGGGAAGCGTCTGCGGGTATGGAGCTGCCATACCCGCAGATCAGGTCAGTTCAACTTGTGGGCCGTGAGCCACTCTTCGGCCACCACATCGAAGCTGTCGTGATTGGCAAGGCGACCGTTCATGACGATGAGGTCCTTGGTGGTCAAGGCTGCGGAGACGGCGTCAAGCGTCGTCGTCACGACGTCGTTCACCTTCGGCGTCGCGATGACAGGGACGATGTTCTGGGCTGGGAACAGGTTTTTCACATCTTCCAGAACGATGAGATCATTGGCGGCGATGGCGGGATCGGTCGAGAACAGGTTTGCGGCCTGCACCTGGTCGTTCACCAGCGCGGAGAGCGTCAGAGGACCGCCGACATCGAGCGACTTGAAGGACTTGAACTCCAGGCCATAGATGTCCTTGAGCCCGATTATACCCTCTTTGCGGGTTTTCCATTCGGGTGGACCGCCGAGCACCAGCTCGGAGGCGACTGGGGCCAGATCGGCGATTGTCTTCAGCTTGTATTTCTCGGCGGTCGCGCGTGTCACGGCAACACCGTCCGAGTCCTGCGCCTCAGAGGGTGTGAGCATCGACACGCCCTTTGGCAGAGCGGCCTTGAGCGCAGCCGCCACGTCGGCTGGCGAGTGTGCGGTGGCGTTCTTGTCGAGATAGCTCAGTGTCGCGCCCGCATATTCGGGCAGGAGATCGATCGAGCCGTCGAGCAGGGCGGGGATGTAGACCTCGCGGCTGCCGATGCTCAGTTTCGTCTCGACCTTGATGCCCTTTGCGGCGAGCGCCTTGGCATAAATGGTCGCCAGAAGCTGGCTTTCGGGGAAGTCAGCAGAGCCGACGATAATGGTCGAGGTGTCCGTCCGAGCCGCCGGGGCAGCTCCAAGCGGGTCGGTCTGGGCAAATGATGTGGTCGCCGAAAGCGCCACCAAGGCCAATGCGCCAGCGGCTTTAAAGATCCTGAATGCCATGCAGCTGCTCCTGTTGTTTTTGACTTGGATGAAAATGCGTCTGTCTTTCAGGCATGCCGAGCCTAGTGGCGGCGCGCCAGGCCGGGTGAGATCGTGAGCTTCGAAATAATTCCTATGGTAAGATCGACGGCAAGCGCCAGAACGCCAACGAGCACGGCGCCGGCCGCCATCTGGTAATAATCGTTTTGCGCCCGCCCATCGATAATCAACCGGCCCAGTCCGCCCAACGACACGTAAGCGGCAATGGTTGCAGTCGAGATGATCTGCAATGTTGCACTGCGCAGCCCCGAAAAGATCAGTGGCAACGCACATGGCAGTTCCACGTCGAAAAGAATGTCGAGTGGGCGTTTACCCATGCCGCGCGCTGCATCAACGGCGGCCGGATCAACCGCCGCCACGCCGGCATATGTGCCGTTCATGATCGGCGGCACCGCCAGAAGCACCAGAACGACGATGCTGGGCACGATGAAGGCCATGTCCGACGAAAAGACGGGACCGAACAGGATCACCAGCAGAACGATGAGGCCAAGGCTTGGAAGCGCGCGAAGGGCATTGGCGAGGCCAGCAATGAGAAACACACCCCGTCCGGTATGTCCGACATAAAGGCCGATCGGCAGGCCGATCAGGCAGGCGAAGAATAGCGCAATTGAACTATAGATCAGATGCTGCAGCACAAGCGCCAAAACACCGTCATTGCCCATCCAGTGTGCGGGGTCTGAGAACCAGTCAATCATTTTTCAGCACCTCCTGCCTGCCATGGCGTGAGACGACGCGCAATGAATAGCACAATGGCATCCAGAAGTACCGCCAGAACGATGCACAGGATAATGCCTGCGATGATGGGCGTCAGGAACCGCAGTTGCAGCCCCTGCGTAAACAGCAGGCCAAGCTGGGGCGTGCCCACGAGCGCTGCGACCGACACGATGCTGACATTCGAGACCACCGCCACGCGCAAGCCAGCTGCAATGACGGGAACGGCCAGCGGCAGCTCGACGAAGAGCAAACGTTTGAGCGGCCGGTAACCCATCGCGTTTGCGGCCTGCACGACATCCGGAGACACCGACTGAAGTCCGTCGCTGACGGTGCGCACCAAAAGTGCCAGCGCATATATCGTCAGTGCGACGACGACGTTGAGTGGATCGAGGATGCGTGTGCCCAACACGAGGGGAAGAAGCACGAAGAGCGCGAGCGAGGGAATGGTGTAAAGCAGCCCGGCGGCGCCAAGCATGGTTGAGCGGAAAAAACCTGCCCGTTGCGCGAGCCAGCCGAGCGGCAACGCCAGAATGAGGCCGATCACGACGGGGATGACTGAAAG
This genomic interval from Agrobacterium tumefaciens contains the following:
- the hutC gene encoding histidine utilization repressor gives rise to the protein MHTVKQQVDIRQDEAAATPPLYVKLKDYVRSRVETGEWAIGQRVPSENELVDMLGVSRMTANRALRELADEGFVVRVRGKGSFVASKKRTSQFQSVPNIADEITQNGGIHSAKIILLRTETSDTDLAEALSVDVGATVAHSIIVHAEDSVPMQIEDRFVNHEIVPDYVNQDFNTRTPNGYLTAVAPIIRAEQHIEAVTAQPWECKLLAISKAEPCLLVRRRTWSEVGVISSVRLLYPGSRYRLYST
- a CDS encoding ABC transporter substrate-binding protein, translated to MAFRIFKAAGALALVALSATTSFAQTDPLGAAPAARTDTSTIIVGSADFPESQLLATIYAKALAAKGIKVETKLSIGSREVYIPALLDGSIDLLPEYAGATLSYLDKNATAHSPADVAAALKAALPKGVSMLTPSEAQDSDGVAVTRATAEKYKLKTIADLAPVASELVLGGPPEWKTRKEGIIGLKDIYGLEFKSFKSLDVGGPLTLSALVNDQVQAANLFSTDPAIAANDLIVLEDVKNLFPAQNIVPVIATPKVNDVVTTTLDAVSAALTTKDLIVMNGRLANHDSFDVVAEEWLTAHKLN
- a CDS encoding ABC transporter permease, with translation MIDWFSDPAHWMGNDGVLALVLQHLIYSSIALFFACLIGLPIGLYVGHTGRGVFLIAGLANALRALPSLGLIVLLVILFGPVFSSDMAFIVPSIVVLVLLAVPPIMNGTYAGVAAVDPAAVDAARGMGKRPLDILFDVELPCALPLIFSGLRSATLQIISTATIAAYVSLGGLGRLIIDGRAQNDYYQMAAGAVLVGVLALAVDLTIGIISKLTISPGLARRH
- a CDS encoding ABC transporter permease; translated protein: MRFDWLYRESGRIAELFAWHIWLSVIPVVIGLILALPLGWLAQRAGFFRSTMLGAAGLLYTIPSLALFVLLPLVLGTRILDPLNVVVALTIYALALLVRTVSDGLQSVSPDVVQAANAMGYRPLKRLLFVELPLAVPVIAAGLRVAVVSNVSIVSVAALVGTPQLGLLFTQGLQLRFLTPIIAGIILCIVLAVLLDAIVLFIARRLTPWQAGGAEK